The genomic interval AAACAGACGTTTTGATCTTTTTATAAAGCCGTTCGGGCATTGTGATCGTGCCCAGCATGGCATCGGAATGACCGACAATATATTTCGTTGCGGCTTGGATCGACACGTCCGCGCCTTTCTCAAATGGCGCATAGTAATAGCCACCGCTCCAGGTAATATCCGTAACGACCAGGACATCGCGCTCATGGGCGGCTTTTGCGATGGCAGGAACGTCTTGAACCTCAAACGAAATAGATCCTGGTGTTTCAGTGAAACAAACGCGTGTATTGTCTTGAATTAATTCACTAATTCCTGATCCGATAAGCGGGTTATAATAGGTCGTTTCGATGCCGTATTGTTTTAAATGTACATCACAAAACTTGCGTGCCGGATAATAAACGCTGTCGGTCATCAGCAGATGATCGCCCGATTTCAGCAGCGCCATCAGGGTCCCCGCGATGGCTCCAAGCCCTGACGGCATGGCAATGGTTTTGTCCGCCCCCTCAAGCGTCGCCACCGCTTCCTCAAACGCAAACGTCGTCGGCGTGCCATAGCGCCCATAATAAACCATATCGAAACGGTTCTGCTCCGCCGTCTTCAACTCCGCAACAGTTTCAAACGTGACGGTAGAAGCATGATAAACCGGCGGATTAACAATGCCATGATTGGCCTTAGGATCACGGCCAGCATGGCCAAGTTTTGTATCTTTTTTCATAAGCTCTGCGTTCGTTAGAAGATTGTTGCTCGGATAATGCCGATTTTTTGCTGGCTCTACCAGTGTGGTAATTCGAGAGGAGGGGAATTCCTTTGGAAAAAATCAGTGGTTGCACCAAAATCAACCAATTTATTTTGTTCGCGAACAAAATAGGTGTCCAGTATGTCCAGCTTCATTTCATATCTTCATTTAGATACTTGGACTTAGTTGAAAACCCAAAGTGGACACATTTATTTATTTTGTTCGCGAACATTTTAGGCTTTGCATCGGGACTTAATTTCCGCCTACTTAATGGGTCAAGTTTCTCATCAATGAATGGAGATTTGACCATATGCCTTTTACCTTTCCCATCGAACACGAAAGTCCCTCCAAGAAGAAACGCGCCGAACAGCAGCGTAAGATTAAAGAACGAAATCATCAGATCGCGGACATAGAAGCCGACCGCAAAGCCCGACAACAGAATGTGCGGGATAAATACTCTGCCCCCTTGCCGGATCAGGCGAAAGAGACCAAGCGCAAAGTCGCAGACGTCGCCCGGCAAAAACGCCTGAGGCAGGTTACCGATGCAGAAGAGGACGCGCGCCGAGACCCCAACTACTTAACCCTCCCAGAACAAAAACGCGCCCGCCGCGACGCCAAAAAGGAATACCATCGCATCCGCAATGCAGGGGATGAACAGGCGGAACTCAGCGAGGTTGAGAAAATGCACATCGATGCCGCAAAATCCAGCAAGGCGGAAAATGCAGATGTCGTACGGAAAGGGCTTATTTCGCTAACCGATCAGGTCAACGAGATCGGCAACACATATATCCCTTCGCAGAAAGAATCAGCGCCCAAATCATCCGGGACCAAGAATAAGGCGCAGAAACAACGAAAGTCCGATCCATCTAACAAACCCTTTCAGTTGCACGAAGGCGAAATTGAGAAGGCCGAAAAGCACAGCGAAACCATCCGCCGCCGCGCAAAATCAGAACTGACAAAGGCAGAACGTGAAAAAGCAGGCAAACAGGTCCAACGCGAAATGACCCGCCTCCGCAAAGAAAAACTAGACTTCTCCCCTGACCAACTTTTACTGTATGCGCTAGAGGGGGCGTTGGATGATAAGGTGAAGAAAGGTGAGATGTTTGATTCTTCGCAGAAGGTTCGGGGGCCGTCGTTTAGACCCGTCAGGGAACGTCGCAGAAAAGAATCATATGGTGATGCAAAAAATAGATGGTGAAACTTTCACTAATTTCAGCGGGCTAAAATTGGAACTACAATCCATTAAATTTGTACAGTGGTAAGGTGAAGATGATTTTATCGGAAACTCACGGTTCCCGAAACATAGATGCGTGGGCGGCAGCTGCCGTCTTACTTCCGCTATACCTAATTACCGTGATGGATAGCTGGGAACATTTTGAGGTGTCCGGCAGTCAGTGGTTCTGGATCAGAGTTTTAATGTTCTCGATGGCTATAATCGTTGCAATATCTTATGGGCCGTTTCAAAAATTGATCAGGGAATCATTGCAAATTCGGAATCGAAGTAGCGATCCCCAATCTGTATTTAAACTTCGAATTTCTCTTTATTCTGTTCTTGCGCTCATTATTTCTCTTTACATAATTCCGTATCTAAATGGACCTGTATTTGACTATTTCACTGCGGCACCGACGGTCGGCATGGATCAAATGTCGACGCTAGCGTTTCTGTTGGAAATTATTATTGGGCTTACATGTGGCGCCTTTGCTGAAGAGATTTGCAATCGTGTTGTAATTCGAAAGGCCATTGAAAATTTCACATCGAGTCATCTTGTTCTTTATTTTCTTTCGTCGCTATTGTTTGCTCTGGGGCATATTTCTGCGGGAATTCCAAGCTTCACTAGCGCATTCCTCTTCGGCAATGTTGTCATGTTTCTTTATGTTAGAACTGGATCAATTCTACCTTCAATCGTCGTTCACTATATTTACAATCTTTGGGTAACGGTTGCGGTTTAAAGCATAGCGAAACTATCCGCCAACGCGCGAAATTGCCAGCCAAGGGGTCACAGCCAAGGGGGCAAGTCTCACAGCCAAGGGGTCAAGCCTTGCCTTTTGCGCTATGGTGATTCACTCGTATATAAGTGCCATCGCACGCCTTGGAGGAGACTTATGCCGTTCTACATTGTCGATGAAATGAAAACGATTACGACGGATGAATTGCCCAATGTTACCATGAGGGCCGTCGCCGGGGAGTTTATGAAAGCGGCCATAATGACCAAGAATGAAAGCAAGGGCGGCACCTTGCATTCTCATTCTGACGAGGAACAATGGTCCTACATTATAAAAGGCAAAATGCACTTTGTTCTCGGCGATGAAGAAAGAGTGCTCGAAGCGGGGGATATCGTTCACATTCCTCGCAACGTCAATCACAGAAGTCGAGCGGTCGACGGCCCCGTCATTTACTTTACGGTCAAAAGCCCGGTTCACGCCGGTGGTATGCGCGATAATCTAAAACGTGTCGCCGGCAAAGAATCAGAAGAGGCTGAAAATAAATTTGAAGCCAGCATCAAAACTGAAACTTGACCTCTTTGGAAACACGGGGTCCAAGAAACACTTCAGGAGTTTTCATGACTAATTTCGCCATCTTCGTAACAATTAAACTCAAGCCAGATTGTCTCGATGCTTATTTGCCGCTTATCCATGTTGATGCGAGTTCGGCTTTGCGGGATGAGCCGGGGTGTTTGCTTTTTCATATTCTTCGGCCCGAAATAGGCAAGGAAGAGAGTGGAGAAAAAGAGGGCGGCGACGTGCTGCATCTTTATGAGGTTTATGAGTCCGAAGAGGCGTTTAAGGCGCATCAGCAATCGCCGCATTTTACCCACTATATAAAAGAGACAGAGGCGCTGGTGGACGAACGCATCATTCAGAGGTTGGATGTCATCCCGTCGATTTGAAAAAGTTCACTCTGACAACTGATATAAAGTTGTTCGTATAATCGTATTGCCATCCTCAATTTCTGAGAGGACTTTTTCTTGAAGGGGTTTTAGGTTGAAGGGCGGTTCAGTGAGGATGACGCCGCTGTCGAGGGCCACCCGGTTATAGCGGCCCGATGGCTTGTCCTGGTTTGGCGTAAAGCCCTCTTGGCCGGGGAGATGCTCTGTCAAAATGAGATATTTGTATTTCGAACAAATCTGATCCAGTGACGCGAGGATTTCTTTATTGGATAGATGCTGGAAAACCTGGCGAACAAAGACGACGTCAGCCGCTGGTAATTCATCATTCGACAGATCAAGGGCGCGGAAGTCGACGTTGAGGGATTTGAATTTTTCTTTGTTGAATTCAATCAGCGGTTCGACAATGTCGCAAGCAATGTAATCGTCACACAAGTCACGCAATTGGGCACCGACATAAAAGTCACCGCATCCCAAATCAACCACAGTTGGTTTCTTCTCCAGGGATGAAAGGAATGCCTGTATGGTTTCAATGTACGTATCGACGACCGTAGGGGCGTGAGAGCCCAAACCTGAATAAAATGGTTGGGCCGGATCATCTGATTTCCCCCAATGGTTTTCATCGTAAATTTTTGTGAACGCTTCCTGGGTTGAAAGGCCACCGTAATGAACCCACTCGTAATATCCGTAAAACTGTTCCTTCGTTTTGCCCTGCGCTGATGCAGCGAGTTGTTCGATAACGGGAGCAAGTTCAGGATGAGTCTGTAAAAGATGATTTATCATCTCTAAGACGGTCTGTTTAATCTCAGCCATTTTTACTCCGCATTGGTC from Rhodospirillaceae bacterium carries:
- a CDS encoding class I SAM-dependent methyltransferase — protein: MINHLLQTHPELAPVIEQLAASAQGKTKEQFYGYYEWVHYGGLSTQEAFTKIYDENHWGKSDDPAQPFYSGLGSHAPTVVDTYIETIQAFLSSLEKKPTVVDLGCGDFYVGAQLRDLCDDYIACDIVEPLIEFNKEKFKSLNVDFRALDLSNDELPAADVVFVRQVFQHLSNKEILASLDQICSKYKYLILTEHLPGQEGFTPNQDKPSGRYNRVALDSGVILTEPPFNLKPLQEKVLSEIEDGNTIIRTTLYQLSE
- a CDS encoding CPBP family intramembrane metalloprotease — translated: MILSETHGSRNIDAWAAAAVLLPLYLITVMDSWEHFEVSGSQWFWIRVLMFSMAIIVAISYGPFQKLIRESLQIRNRSSDPQSVFKLRISLYSVLALIISLYIIPYLNGPVFDYFTAAPTVGMDQMSTLAFLLEIIIGLTCGAFAEEICNRVVIRKAIENFTSSHLVLYFLSSLLFALGHISAGIPSFTSAFLFGNVVMFLYVRTGSILPSIVVHYIYNLWVTVAV
- a CDS encoding antibiotic biosynthesis monooxygenase; the protein is MTNFAIFVTIKLKPDCLDAYLPLIHVDASSALRDEPGCLLFHILRPEIGKEESGEKEGGDVLHLYEVYESEEAFKAHQQSPHFTHYIKETEALVDERIIQRLDVIPSI
- a CDS encoding cupin domain-containing protein, which codes for MPFYIVDEMKTITTDELPNVTMRAVAGEFMKAAIMTKNESKGGTLHSHSDEEQWSYIIKGKMHFVLGDEERVLEAGDIVHIPRNVNHRSRAVDGPVIYFTVKSPVHAGGMRDNLKRVAGKESEEAENKFEASIKTET
- the metC gene encoding cystathionine beta-lyase, with protein sequence MKKDTKLGHAGRDPKANHGIVNPPVYHASTVTFETVAELKTAEQNRFDMVYYGRYGTPTTFAFEEAVATLEGADKTIAMPSGLGAIAGTLMALLKSGDHLLMTDSVYYPARKFCDVHLKQYGIETTYYNPLIGSGISELIQDNTRVCFTETPGSISFEVQDVPAIAKAAHERDVLVVTDITWSGGYYYAPFEKGADVSIQAATKYIVGHSDAMLGTITMPERLYKKIKTSVSMAGYAAAPDDCYLGLRGLRTLSTRLARHQETALTLARWLEARPEVDVVLHPALPSCPGHETWKRDFSGSSGLFGLVLKDGYSDAAVAAMLDGLDLYAMGFSWGGFESLIIPANLSGSRTAAPWPHKGQVLRIHAGLEDVDDLIADLEKGLERLNAQA